ATTCAAAAGATTTTTGACATTCACAGTAATCCAGTTTTTCTCCAGCCGGTATATGAACATTCAACACTTTTTCTCCACTCGGCAAATGGTATTTCTGTGCCAACTTCTGATCCAAAATAAGTGGTTCAAACTGAAGTCTTCCCAGACGGAACAACTCCATTCGAATAGACTTTGCAACCCATTCCACTTCTTCCAGTCCATATACTTTGTATTTCCGATAACATTCTTTACACCAAATCGTGATATCAGAAAACGTATCATGAAATATCTCTTCGCTGATATCTTTCTCCTTATACTTTTCATGGACTTCACATGTCAGCTTCAGATAGAACCATAAAACCCATTGAAAATGTTTTTGAGTTTCTCGCCATTTATTTAAAAATATTTCAAAATCATTTTCAAATAAATGTTTCCATTCATAAAACTCCTTCTCAGACAAACTGTACTTTCCTATATTTTCCCGCACTTCCTCTGGTATTTCTATTCGCAGCATCACTTCCTGTATCGTCATAATTATCCTTTTACAGAACCTCCTACCATGCCAGAAATTAAATACTTTCTGAAAATAATTGCTGTTACTGCAGGTGGTATCAACGATACAATACCTGCTGTTGCAATTAATCCATATTCTACACTGTCTTTTGTCACAAATTCAGATACAACAATCGCCATAGGTTTTGTATCCATAGATGAAGCTAATATAAGCGGAATCTGAAACTGGCTCCATGTATTCAGGAACATAATCAGTGACACTGACAAAATAATCGGATATGACAATGGCAATATAATTTTAAAAAATGCTTTTCCTCGACTGCAGCCATCAATGTGTGCCGCCTCTTCCAGCTCTTTTGGAATTGTCGAAAAATAATTTATAATCATCCACGTTGCCATCGGCAGATACGAACTTACATAAACCATACTCAGCCAAAATGTATTATCCAGCATATGCCCTGCCGAAAACATTTTATACAGAGGAATAATAGTTGCCATTACCGGAATGACCATCGTAATAAGTAAGGCATTTTTGATAATTTTCCTTCCCGGAAACTCCATTCTGCTTAATGTATATGCACTCACCAAAGCAATTGGCATACCGATACAGATCGTCACAATCACTGCTCGAAGAGAATTTTTTAAACCTGTAAAGTATGCAACACTTCTTCGTCCGCCAGAAAACAAATTCTGAAAATTACTCCATGTAATATGACTCGGTAATAAACTAACTACATTTGAGAACATTTCTGCTTTCGGTGTAATCGCCATAACAAAAGTCCAAACAAATGGTCCTAATGTGAAAACTAAAAAAAATATCGTTGCAACAATATATCCTGCTTTCTTCACATACTTCATTAATAATCCACCTCCTTGTTCAAATTCCGGAGATAGAATATTCCTAAAAGTAATGCAAAAAATAAGACAATATACGTCATTGCGCTACCTTTTCCAAAATTCAAAAATGAAAATGTAGTCAAATAACTCTCCATTAATATATTTTTCCCCAAATCTCCATATCCTGAAAGTGCTACAATTTCATCAAAAACATTTATTGCAGTTACTGATGTTGAAGTAATTCCCAATGCCAAAAATGGTTTCATAAGTGGCATTGTAATATGCCAGAATACCTTCCTTGGCGTTCCTCCATCCATTTTCGCCGCTTCATAAATAGCATCCGGAATTGACTGGCGTCCAGCCAGGCATACCAATGCCATAAACGGCACACTACGCCATACAACTACAATCGAAACAACCAGTAATAACAGCCAGCGCGAACCAAGAAATTGAACCGGTTTACTTACCAGCCCCAGACCAATCAGTATTTTATTTAAAAATCCATATCCTGAAAAAAATACAAATTTCCATAAAATACCATTTACAAATGGTGGTAATGCCCATGGCAGAATTGCTATTGCAAGTAACATTCCGGCACATTTACATTCCAAATTCAAATATACTGAAACTAAATATCCAATTATCGTTGTAAAAACAATTACAAACACTAAAATAAATAAAGTATTTTGCATACTATATTTAAATGAATCCGACTGTAAAATATCTATATAATTTTTAAATCCGATATAATGAATATTTCCCGGCTCCGTAAGTTTCCATCTTTTCAAACTATACGCAAAAGTTGTAATAATGGGATAAAATACTAATACACCCATGATCAAAATCATGGGTGCAAGTAAAAGATATGGTAAAATCTTTTTTTTCATATGTGTATTTCCTATATTTTATTGTTCTTTAAGCAGTTGATCTAATGCTGAAGACATCTCTTCATAGGCTTTCTCCGGTGTCAATTCTCCAAGCGCCATCTTATTAATTGCGTTATACATTGCACTGCTCATTTCTGCGTAATAAGCTGGTACTCCATTCGGGAATGGAGATGAAATTAACTCAGATGCTTCTAACATGGCTCCTGCATTTGCAATTGTTCCATCATCAACCAGTTCTTTTAATACTGAACTACGTGTTGGAAGGCTTCCAAGTGTTTCATTTAATTCTTTCTGCATATCAGCAGATGTATACCATTCAACAAATTTTTGAGCAGCTTCTTTATTCTCAGATGTAGAAGTAACACCAAGTGCCTCTGGAAGAGCCATTGTTTTTTTCGCTGTTCCGTCTTTACCTGGAGCAAGAATCGGTTCAACCTGTCCTACTACCGCTGAATCATCCGGATTTTGTGTCTTAGATACAAACATTGTTGGTCCTACAAGAAAACTTGCTGTACCACTGCAAATTCTCATATAAGCCTCCATACCAGAAGCTGTCTTGTCCTCTGGGGCAACCAAATCAGCATCTAAAACTTCCTGATAATAATTTAATGCATCCATAATGGCATCTTTATTAAATGTTCCATCATCATTCCATACAACTCCGTCCATTTGGAATGCTGTCCACATTAATCCTGTTGCAGCTTTCTCTTCTGCATTCATAGACATTGCAAGCGGATAATCAACACCAGATGCTTTTAATGCTTTTGCATCTTCCAAAACTTCTGCATATGTTTTTGGTGCTTCATTTATTCCGGCTTTAGCAAACTGGTCTTTGTTATAATATGCGATACGATAATCATTGGAATATGGAAGTGCTAAAATCTCATCGTCTACTGTAAATGTATCTAATGTAAGAAAATCTTCCTTATCTGCATCTGAAATCTTCAGTGGCTCTAACCAGCCAGCTGCCTTGAATTCTCCTACCCAGGACCAGTCCACTTCTACTACATCAGCAACATTTTTATTTCCTGTTGCAGCTGTAGCCAGTTTTTCACGGATATCATCCCAGCCCACTTCAGATACTTCAACCTCAATTCCAGTCTCTTTTGTGAATTCATCCAGTTGATCATCAGATGGAATCGCCCAATCAGGCGCCATAAATGTAATGGATTCTCCTTTATCAGACTTTGTGTCACTGCTTCCGGAATCATTCTTTGATCCACAGCCAACAGCCATCGATGCAACCATAGCTGCAACCAATAACATGCTTACAATTTTCTTTTTCATTTTGTGTTTTCCTCCCGTTTTCTCTTGAAAATATTTCATAACTACATATACAGAATAGCATATCTCTCGTCTTTACATCAAATTGCTATTTTCGATATATAATCACTTTATATTCACTTTATCTATAATCATTTGTTTGAATTTTTATTAATATGAGTATATAGTGCCTATTGCAAAAACGGATAATTTTATCCCTTATATTCCCCGCATGCTCTTGCTGCATCCATGAACCAGTCTATCTTCTGTGGATCTGTTGTCTCTGGAATATCACATCCCGTTGCAAGTGTGTATCCCTTCTTTGCCTTACTTCCAATTTCTACACATCGTTTCACATCCGCAAAAATTTCTTCTTTCCTTCCTTTCATGACAATGCTCACTGGATCTACGTTTCCCGCAATCGGTACTTCACTGCCAATCTCGTCTGCCGCCTGCTTAATATCTATAATATTATCAAGGCTTAATTCATTTAACTGATATTGTCCAAGATATTTCCAAATACTCCTTGTGTCTCCACACATATGAAGAGATACTTTATGTCCTGTCTTTTCATATGCATAATCGGTCAGCTCTTTTGTATATGGAAAAACGAATTTTTCATACATTTTCGGTCCAATCAATGCTGGATTTGCGACCGGATCTGCCATGGCAATTCCAAGTCCATATTGAGCTGCCATATCAATACAGCTTTTTTGACTATCTGTTACAATTCTCATCAGCCGATGAACTTCCTCTCCATATTTCCGGCAATCTCTAAGCAATTTTTCCACCCCTCGAAGCGAAGAAGTAATTGTAAATGGTCCGCCAATGCTTGCCTCAATCGGTACAATTCCCTGCGCCTCTTCGCTCAATATTTTCGCTTCTTCTATAAATACTGCAATTCGAGGATCTCGCTTTGCCTCGACCGGCTCCATCTCATCAAGCTTTTTATAATCAGATATCATTGGGGCATCGGCATATGGAACTCCATTTTCCGGATAGATAAATTTTCCTCCCAGCGCTTCCACGATTCCTCTTGTATTCGGTCCAATCACAATTCGGTCATAGCCGTAACGATTAAATACAATTCTCTCTGCCTGTGCCATTTTTTTTACATCGAACCAAAAATCACGAACACTGATTCCACTCAGATAGCACTTAAACTCGCTGGTAAATGGCATCGCCATCACTCGGTCTGCCATCTCACCATTTTGAATTGCCTTCTTTCGTTCAATTGGTGTCATCAGATCTTTCGCATTCTTTTCAATTTTCATACCTTTTCTCCGTCCGCTTTTATATTTTCTTAATCATGGACATAGTATAGCATATTTTTACAATAAATCTACTCTTCTTTCTGTCTCCCCGCACTTTATACCACACCTTGCGCTAACACTAGTATTTAAATACTCTATATATTTTGTGTATCATTATATATTTCAATATCATTTTCATCCACTTTCCTTGTCCCTGCCTCCATTCGGTCGTATAATAAAAATATCAATAAAAAGAGAGGTAAGCCTTATGCACAAAGATGATCAAATGACCCCTAAAGAACGGGCATTTGCCCTGTTTGCAGGAAAACCAGTAGACCGTATGCCGATCAAGTTATTTTCACCATATATTGGAATGAACTTCGGGGCATCTTATCAAGATGCTTTCGTAGAGGCAAAATCACGCGCTCACTGGCTTATCGAAAGCTACAAACGTTTCGGGCAAGATGGCTTAAGTGTCAACTACCGTATTGACGGAATCCCGGTTGCTTTCGGTGCAGAATCTACATACGATCCACTCGGAATTCCTATGATTAAGGAAAATATTTTAAAAGATTTTTCTGAGATTGATCAATTAGACCTGGAAAAAATTCGCTTTGAAAATGACCCGAACGCCCAGACTGCATTTGAGGCTGTCCAAATTATTCAAGACGCATTAAACGATGAGATTTTCACAGGAGTCGGTCTAATGGGACCATTTACAACTGCTGCCAACCTTGCCGGTGTTGAAATAATCCTAAAATCTATGCGAAAAGATAAAGAAGGACTTCATAAACTTCTGGACTTCGCTGCGGACATTACGATTGAAGTTGGACGTAAATTCGTGGAGAATCAGATTGGGATCGGACTTGCTGAGCCAACAGCTTCCCTTCTGTCACCAAAACAGTTCCGTGAATTTGTCATTCCTTATTATGTAAAAGTTATGGACAAATGGAAAGAATGGGGCAGCCGCGGCTCTGGTTTCCACATTTGCGGAGATACAACAAAACTTCTGGAGACCTTCCCTGAGATGGGTATCCGTGGAGTCAGTATCGATAGTGCCGTAGATATTGCTGTTGCCAAAGATCTTGTTGGCGATAAACTTTCCATCATGGGAAATGTCTCACCAATTGAAATTCTGCGAGGCACTCCGGAATCTATCGAACAGGCTGTCATCGACTGCTTCCGCAAATGCTGGGACAACCCACGTGGATTCACGATTGCTCCTGGATGTGATATTCCGGTTCAGACATCACTGGAAAACATTGATGCTTATATGAGTGCAGCAAGAAAATGTGCAAAATACCCAGTACAGCCATCGAATTGGGAATAAAAATTACCGTGTGAACTTCTATGTTTTTCCTGTTCACACGGTATCTTTATTTTTAGCACTCATACTCGAAAACTTTTTAAATAAAACATTATTTATAGCAATTATCTACCATTTTATTTATGTTCTTGACAACCTTGCGTTTTTATTTCAATATAAGCATAGGTCAGGACTCTATCCGAATCTTGACCTATGCTTATATTTTTTGATCTAAGAACTATTTTTTATGAAATTACAAAGGAATATGACATGATAAATAACATCAACATTTTATACGAAGATACACAGATTCTGGTCTGTGTCAAACCGGCCGGAGTTGCAACCCAAAGCAAACGCATCGGCTCCCCTGACATGGTGAGCCTTTTAAAAAATCATATCAGCATGACTTCTGGTAAATCCGGTGAGCCGTACCTTGCCGTCATTCACAGACTGGATCAGCCGGTAAGTGGAATTCTCGTCTTCGCCAAGACGCCTGCTGCCGCAAAGGATCTGAACCGGCAGCTTACAACTTCCGGCTTCGGTAAGCATTACTATGCATTAGTTGCGGGAACACCAGAACCAACATCTGCTGATTTAGAAAACTTCCTTGTAAAAGATGCCAGAACAAATACTTCCAGAATCTGTCAGAAAGGTACTGCAGATGCCAAATTAGCAAAGCTTCATTATGATTTAGTTGATACTACATTTTTTGCTGATATTGCTTCCTCAATTCCTGTCGCGACCAGCCAGCTAAAAATCAAGTTAGATACTGGACGCCATCATCAAATTCGTGTGCAGCTTTCCGGTATGGGCTGCCCGATCATCGGTGACACGAAGTATAACCCCGACTCACCGAAGCTGACCGCGAGGCGCACACCACTGTGTCTTTGTGCATATCAGTTGGAGTTCAGGCACCCTGTCACAAAGAAAGCAATGACATTTTCACTTGATCATTATGTATAATATATCAGACTATATCAGATGTGAGATAGCTGCCACCTCTGATATAGTTTTATTTTTTCCAAGTATGTGGAGACTATATTAGAAATATTTTTATTTTTCTATTGCGTTTTATTACAGCACTATGTTACACTACGTCTACATCAAATTTCGGGCAAGATATTTTCATTATGTTTCAATGCCCACAGAAATCCTTAGCCAAGATTTCATTTCTGAATTTCATTTGCTTTTTCAGCAAAGATTACTCAGATTTTTGATGAAGTTACTCGTTCACCGCAGCTTTCAGTGATTCCCGGCACTAATACAGCTACACTTTCACCGGACAAATGATACGGTACTTCTGAATTTAATTACATTTTCTCATCATATAATCTTTATACATTGTTTTTTTATACTCAAAATGTTAAAATGTATTCAGATAGTTTCCATATCAGATTCGTCCAGAGAGGAGACCTATGGAAACAAACAACACACCAACTTCAAATGGGGTACAGAATTCCATCGTGTCTTTTTGAGTGATGTCTTCGGAGATTACATACCAAGTTTTCATTACCTGGTCGTTCCGCTAAACAAATATTCCAAACAGGATCTAGTTCTTCTTCATAAACTGAATATACCTGATGAAGAAGTTTATGAGGTTACAGACCAAATCACAAGGAGGAAATTCAGTATGATGTTTGATAATTTTCAGGCTTACGATGTTCAAGAGACGAGGCGAGTCAGTCGCGAAGAAGGACGGCTTGAGGGACGAATCGAAGGCGAACGTGCCGGTCGAATCGAAGGCGAACGTACCGGTCGAATCGAAGGCGAACAACTTCATTTAATCAAACTGGTTATCAAAAAGATAGAAAAACAATGCTCTGCTGCTCAGATTTCTGAAATTCTCGAAGAACCACTGGATATCATTCAGCAGATCTATGACATTGCCCTCTGTCAGGCACCTGATTACAATGCTGATAAGATTTTAAAAGAACTGAACTCGAAAACTGTTTCGTGATTTAAATCAAATCTACGCGGATTTTCGCACAAGAATATTTTTAAATAGCTGAAACAAAGAAGCGGGATATGCCTCCAATTACATATCCCGCTTCTTCGTTTCATTTTCTTTTTTCAATTTTCCTTAAGCTTCTGTTCGTATGTCCTCTATTCACACAAACTAGATAACGGCTTCCTCAGGTGCCTCTTCTAATACTTTTTCGTAATTCTCGAGGATGATGCTTTGAATCTTTTCGCGAGTTCCGGAATTGATTGGATGAGCAATATCTCTGTATTCTCCATCTACTGCCTTTTTACTTGGCATAGCAATAAAAAGTCCTTTTTCCCCTTCAATAACTTTAATATCATGTACAACGAATTCTTCATCCATCGTGATTGATACTACTGCTTTCAATTTTCCTTCCTTCGCTACTTTTCTTACTCTTACATCTGTTATCTGCATGTTATTGCCCCTTTCTATCTAGGCGCACTGATCTTACAGTGCGTACCTCTCGTTCTTTTCGACAACCACTTTTATCCCGTTTGTTCCAACGTGACGTGTGTTGGCTCTGATTGTATCACGGCTTTCCACGATGCAGTTTTCAATGTAAGTATTATCCCCAAGATACACATCATTTAAAATAATTGAATTTTTGATCACACAGTTATTTCCCACAAATACCTGCTTAAATATTACGGAATTCTCCACAGTTCCGTTGATAATGCTTCCGCTTCCTACCAGACTGTTCTTGACAGACGCGCCTGGGTTATATTTTGCAGGAGGCAGGTCGCTGACTTTTGAATAAATTTCCGGATCTTGCTTGAAGAAATAATTTCTTACTTCCGGCTTCAAGAAGTCCATATTAGTCTTATAATAAGCATCTACAGTTGCAATATTGCTCCAGTAATGATCAATCTTGTAACCATAGATCTTCTTCAGATTCTTATAACGGATCAGAACATCATTGACGAAGTCAAACCTTTCTTCTTCCGCTGCATGCTCAATCAGATCAATCAGTAATCTTCTTCTGATCACATAGATTCCTGTTGAAATCATGTTTGATTTTGTCACCATCGGTTTCTCTTCAAACTCTGTTATACGCATATCGTCATCCATTCGGATTGTTCCGAATCGGCTCACATCATCTGATGGATCCATCTCTTTGCATACTACCGTAACGTCAGCCTTTTTGTCAATATGATACTGAAGAACTTTACTGTAATCCATCTTATATACCGCATCTCCGGATGCTATAACAACATACGGTTCATGACTCTTTTTCAGGAAATCCATATTCTGGTAAATGGCATCGGCCGTTCCGCGATACCAGTATCCATTATCATTTGTAATGGTCGGTGTAAATACGTACAGTCCACCCTGCTTTCTTCCGAAATTCCACCATTTTGAAGAATTCAAATGTTCATTTAAGGAACGGGCATTATATTGCGTCAACACCGCAACTTTCTGAATATGAGAATTCGTCATATTACTAAGTGCAAAATCAATGGATCGATAGCTTCCTGCAATTGGCATTGCTGCTACTGCTCTTTTGTGAGTCAGCTCTTTCATCC
The sequence above is drawn from the Dorea formicigenerans genome and encodes:
- the spoVG gene encoding septation regulator SpoVG, with amino-acid sequence MQITDVRVRKVAKEGKLKAVVSITMDEEFVVHDIKVIEGEKGLFIAMPSKKAVDGEYRDIAHPINSGTREKIQSIILENYEKVLEEAPEEAVI
- a CDS encoding sugar ABC transporter substrate-binding protein yields the protein MKKKIVSMLLVAAMVASMAVGCGSKNDSGSSDTKSDKGESITFMAPDWAIPSDDQLDEFTKETGIEVEVSEVGWDDIREKLATAATGNKNVADVVEVDWSWVGEFKAAGWLEPLKISDADKEDFLTLDTFTVDDEILALPYSNDYRIAYYNKDQFAKAGINEAPKTYAEVLEDAKALKASGVDYPLAMSMNAEEKAATGLMWTAFQMDGVVWNDDGTFNKDAIMDALNYYQEVLDADLVAPEDKTASGMEAYMRICSGTASFLVGPTMFVSKTQNPDDSAVVGQVEPILAPGKDGTAKKTMALPEALGVTSTSENKEAAQKFVEWYTSADMQKELNETLGSLPTRSSVLKELVDDGTIANAGAMLEASELISSPFPNGVPAYYAEMSSAMYNAINKMALGELTPEKAYEEMSSALDQLLKEQ
- a CDS encoding carbohydrate ABC transporter permease, which gives rise to MKKKILPYLLLAPMILIMGVLVFYPIITTFAYSLKRWKLTEPGNIHYIGFKNYIDILQSDSFKYSMQNTLFILVFVIVFTTIIGYLVSVYLNLECKCAGMLLAIAILPWALPPFVNGILWKFVFFSGYGFLNKILIGLGLVSKPVQFLGSRWLLLLVVSIVVVWRSVPFMALVCLAGRQSIPDAIYEAAKMDGGTPRKVFWHITMPLMKPFLALGITSTSVTAINVFDEIVALSGYGDLGKNILMESYLTTFSFLNFGKGSAMTYIVLFFALLLGIFYLRNLNKEVDY
- a CDS encoding acyltransferase domain-containing protein; the encoded protein is MTIQEVMLRIEIPEEVRENIGKYSLSEKEFYEWKHLFENDFEIFLNKWRETQKHFQWVLWFYLKLTCEVHEKYKEKDISEEIFHDTFSDITIWCKECYRKYKVYGLEEVEWVAKSIRMELFRLGRLQFEPLILDQKLAQKYHLPSGEKVLNVHIPAGEKLDYCECQKSFESAKKFFSNEDVIFICDSWLLSPELREILPETSNIIRFQKMYHIVEVHYDFPQAEERVFGEIRENKDAYLEENSLQRGLKQYLLAGKKVGIGRGIIINKR
- a CDS encoding uroporphyrinogen decarboxylase family protein, with protein sequence MKIEKNAKDLMTPIERKKAIQNGEMADRVMAMPFTSEFKCYLSGISVRDFWFDVKKMAQAERIVFNRYGYDRIVIGPNTRGIVEALGGKFIYPENGVPYADAPMISDYKKLDEMEPVEAKRDPRIAVFIEEAKILSEEAQGIVPIEASIGGPFTITSSLRGVEKLLRDCRKYGEEVHRLMRIVTDSQKSCIDMAAQYGLGIAMADPVANPALIGPKMYEKFVFPYTKELTDYAYEKTGHKVSLHMCGDTRSIWKYLGQYQLNELSLDNIIDIKQAADEIGSEVPIAGNVDPVSIVMKGRKEEIFADVKRCVEIGSKAKKGYTLATGCDIPETTDPQKIDWFMDAARACGEYKG
- a CDS encoding uroporphyrinogen decarboxylase family protein, coding for MHKDDQMTPKERAFALFAGKPVDRMPIKLFSPYIGMNFGASYQDAFVEAKSRAHWLIESYKRFGQDGLSVNYRIDGIPVAFGAESTYDPLGIPMIKENILKDFSEIDQLDLEKIRFENDPNAQTAFEAVQIIQDALNDEIFTGVGLMGPFTTAANLAGVEIILKSMRKDKEGLHKLLDFAADITIEVGRKFVENQIGIGLAEPTASLLSPKQFREFVIPYYVKVMDKWKEWGSRGSGFHICGDTTKLLETFPEMGIRGVSIDSAVDIAVAKDLVGDKLSIMGNVSPIEILRGTPESIEQAVIDCFRKCWDNPRGFTIAPGCDIPVQTSLENIDAYMSAARKCAKYPVQPSNWE
- a CDS encoding RluA family pseudouridine synthase translates to MINNINILYEDTQILVCVKPAGVATQSKRIGSPDMVSLLKNHISMTSGKSGEPYLAVIHRLDQPVSGILVFAKTPAAAKDLNRQLTTSGFGKHYYALVAGTPEPTSADLENFLVKDARTNTSRICQKGTADAKLAKLHYDLVDTTFFADIASSIPVATSQLKIKLDTGRHHQIRVQLSGMGCPIIGDTKYNPDSPKLTARRTPLCLCAYQLEFRHPVTKKAMTFSLDHYV
- a CDS encoding carbohydrate ABC transporter permease, coding for MKYVKKAGYIVATIFFLVFTLGPFVWTFVMAITPKAEMFSNVVSLLPSHITWSNFQNLFSGGRRSVAYFTGLKNSLRAVIVTICIGMPIALVSAYTLSRMEFPGRKIIKNALLITMVIPVMATIIPLYKMFSAGHMLDNTFWLSMVYVSSYLPMATWMIINYFSTIPKELEEAAHIDGCSRGKAFFKIILPLSYPIILSVSLIMFLNTWSQFQIPLILASSMDTKPMAIVVSEFVTKDSVEYGLIATAGIVSLIPPAVTAIIFRKYLISGMVGGSVKG
- the glgD gene encoding glucose-1-phosphate adenylyltransferase subunit GlgD, which codes for MRAVGIILAGGNNNRMKELTHKRAVAAMPIAGSYRSIDFALSNMTNSHIQKVAVLTQYNARSLNEHLNSSKWWNFGRKQGGLYVFTPTITNDNGYWYRGTADAIYQNMDFLKKSHEPYVVIASGDAVYKMDYSKVLQYHIDKKADVTVVCKEMDPSDDVSRFGTIRMDDDMRITEFEEKPMVTKSNMISTGIYVIRRRLLIDLIEHAAEEERFDFVNDVLIRYKNLKKIYGYKIDHYWSNIATVDAYYKTNMDFLKPEVRNYFFKQDPEIYSKVSDLPPAKYNPGASVKNSLVGSGSIINGTVENSVIFKQVFVGNNCVIKNSIILNDVYLGDNTYIENCIVESRDTIRANTRHVGTNGIKVVVEKNERYAL